The Acidobacteriota bacterium genome window below encodes:
- a CDS encoding tetratricopeptide repeat protein has translation MSRPWAPTGGASALFLGTLLLTGLLAAAGSRQESPAPLKEVLELMEAGSYQAAGERLSTGGDRNPHVLRLRLELAERGGDESGMRRLAGRLLGLYQSGALQSPAEIAEAAYAARQMEQWKRANQLYLEAARGSGVPLWVYVDWGNLYLEKHNGAEAESIFRDALKAPQPDGWSRWETDDARLGVARSLKAQQMSGVNAALEHVLKENPGNLDAHVLKGLLAMEAGDWKEAEEWIERGLDENPNYVPLLELECVQLHFREQNERYEERLKNLLEINPRNGSLYRIMGDFTALRRRMEDAIGYYREAVRRNPREWPALASLGVNLLRMAREEEGKKVLERAYENDPYNVSTVNTLRLVDSFDRFVRKETPRYWLRLHRKEAGALGPYVRRLLDRSISFLEKKYRHRVDHKFLVEFYPDHEDFAVRALGLPGLGAFGATFGRILAMDSPSARPKGSYHWGSTLWHEMAHVVILSLSQDRVPRWLTEGISMMEERLAGPGWGDGLSPALVRAYERGEIAPVKDLNKGFESPRTREHLQISYLQAGLVARYLEDRHGTERVRALVEGFSRGLDLEESFQEALGISPADFDREFQKELDRTLKPLVERMRPPEVLRDRARSQSRDEYLKTLLEAASEDEENYFLNLALGETLDEAGRSDEAVPFLERAIRTFPDFATPESPYGVLTRIHRRSGDTSKLIRILEQWYGAAPQLAENGLELARLLADADQDERAAGVLEQVLFADTLNPEVHRLLGSLYLELGRGPEAAAEYRVLLELSPLDTADAHYQLARALDLSGDSAQARRQVLLALEIAPGYRDAQKFLLELVRR, from the coding sequence TTGAGCAGACCGTGGGCGCCCACGGGGGGCGCCTCAGCACTTTTCCTTGGCACCCTTCTTCTGACGGGGCTTCTGGCGGCGGCCGGTTCCCGGCAGGAGTCCCCCGCCCCGCTGAAGGAGGTCTTGGAACTGATGGAGGCGGGGTCGTACCAGGCTGCCGGGGAGCGGCTCTCGACCGGCGGAGACCGGAACCCCCATGTCCTGCGCCTCAGGCTGGAGCTTGCGGAGCGCGGCGGAGACGAGTCGGGGATGCGGCGCCTCGCCGGACGCCTGCTCGGCCTCTATCAATCGGGCGCTCTTCAATCCCCCGCGGAAATCGCCGAGGCCGCCTACGCCGCCCGGCAAATGGAGCAGTGGAAGCGGGCCAACCAACTCTACCTGGAGGCGGCTCGGGGCTCCGGGGTTCCTCTCTGGGTGTACGTGGACTGGGGCAACCTGTATCTGGAGAAGCACAACGGAGCCGAGGCCGAGTCCATTTTCCGGGATGCCCTCAAGGCTCCTCAGCCGGACGGGTGGTCCCGCTGGGAAACGGACGACGCCCGGCTTGGCGTGGCCCGGTCCCTCAAGGCCCAGCAGATGAGCGGGGTGAACGCGGCGCTGGAACACGTCCTCAAAGAGAACCCGGGGAACCTGGACGCGCACGTCCTAAAGGGGTTGCTGGCCATGGAGGCGGGCGACTGGAAGGAAGCCGAAGAATGGATTGAGCGGGGACTGGACGAAAACCCCAACTACGTCCCCCTGCTGGAGCTCGAGTGCGTCCAGCTTCATTTCCGGGAGCAAAACGAGCGTTACGAGGAACGCCTGAAAAACCTCCTGGAGATCAACCCCCGCAACGGGAGCCTCTACCGGATCATGGGAGATTTCACCGCCCTCCGGCGCCGCATGGAAGACGCCATCGGCTACTACCGGGAGGCGGTGAGAAGAAATCCCAGGGAATGGCCGGCCCTCGCCTCGCTGGGCGTCAATCTGTTGCGAATGGCCCGGGAGGAGGAGGGCAAGAAGGTCCTGGAACGGGCCTACGAGAACGACCCCTACAACGTCTCCACCGTCAACACGCTGCGCCTGGTGGACAGCTTCGACCGGTTCGTCCGCAAGGAGACGCCCCGGTATTGGCTCCGGCTGCACCGGAAAGAGGCCGGGGCTCTGGGGCCCTATGTGCGGAGGCTTCTGGACCGGAGCATTTCCTTCCTGGAGAAAAAGTACCGGCACCGTGTCGACCACAAGTTCCTGGTCGAGTTCTATCCCGACCACGAAGACTTCGCCGTGCGTGCCCTGGGCCTCCCGGGACTGGGCGCGTTCGGAGCCACTTTCGGCCGCATCCTGGCCATGGACTCTCCCTCTGCGCGTCCCAAGGGAAGCTATCACTGGGGATCGACACTGTGGCACGAGATGGCCCACGTGGTCATCCTCTCGCTGAGCCAGGACCGGGTGCCCCGCTGGCTCACCGAAGGGATCTCCATGATGGAAGAGCGCCTTGCGGGACCCGGCTGGGGCGATGGCTTGAGCCCGGCCCTGGTGAGAGCCTACGAGCGGGGAGAGATCGCTCCCGTGAAGGACCTGAACAAGGGATTCGAGAGTCCCCGGACTCGCGAGCACCTCCAGATCAGCTATCTTCAGGCCGGATTGGTGGCCCGGTACCTGGAGGACCGCCACGGGACCGAAAGGGTGCGGGCGCTGGTGGAGGGCTTTTCGCGGGGGCTCGACCTGGAGGAGTCGTTCCAGGAAGCGTTGGGGATCTCCCCGGCCGACTTCGACCGGGAATTTCAGAAAGAGCTGGACCGGACCCTGAAACCGCTGGTCGAACGCATGCGGCCCCCGGAGGTTCTGAGGGACCGGGCCAGGAGCCAGTCCCGGGACGAATATCTGAAAACTCTGCTGGAGGCGGCGAGCGAGGACGAGGAGAATTACTTTTTGAACCTGGCCCTGGGCGAGACGCTTGACGAGGCCGGCAGGAGCGACGAGGCCGTGCCCTTCCTGGAACGGGCGATTCGAACCTTTCCCGACTTCGCCACCCCGGAGAGCCCCTACGGGGTTCTGACCCGGATTCACCGGAGGAGCGGCGACACCTCCAAGCTGATCCGGATCCTGGAACAGTGGTACGGGGCGGCTCCGCAACTGGCGGAAAACGGCCTCGAGCTGGCCCGCCTGCTGGCTGACGCGGATCAGGACGAGCGGGCGGCCGGGGTGTTGGAACAGGTCCTTTTTGCCGATACGCTGAATCCGGAGGTTCACCGGTTGCTGGGCAGTCTTTACCTGGAACTGGGACGGGGACCGGAAGCGGCGGCGGAATACCGGGTCCTGTTGGAGCTGTCGCCGCTGGACACGGCGGACGCGCACTACCAGTTGGCCCGCGCCCTGGATCTGTCCGGCGACTCCGCTCAGGCCCGCCGCCAGGTGCTGCTGGCCCTGGAGATCGCGCCGGGTTACCGGGACGCCCAGAAGTTCCTGCTGGAGCTGGTCCGAAGATGA
- a CDS encoding DUF4159 domain-containing protein: protein MKRYVSWALLLAAPLLLSTGPEVAADPEPNDSTLFQFVRIRYNGFVSSWGGGRGRWVPPWMHDYPRAEQNFLKIFMELTGIETTPESYLVLDLNDPRIMNYPALYVSEPGYWNITDEEAANLREYLLRGGFIIFDDFRGAREWHNFTTCMQRVYPERGFEELTTDHPVFHCFYDIDSLDMVPPYNVPGKPRFYGLSDEEGRLLAVANFNNDIGDYWEWSDDSLVPISASNEAYRFGINYFVYALTH, encoded by the coding sequence ATGAAGCGATACGTTTCGTGGGCACTGCTGCTGGCCGCGCCGCTGCTCCTGAGCACCGGTCCGGAAGTCGCCGCGGACCCGGAGCCCAACGACTCCACCCTCTTTCAGTTCGTGCGGATCCGCTACAACGGATTCGTCTCGAGTTGGGGCGGTGGTCGGGGACGATGGGTCCCCCCCTGGATGCACGACTACCCTCGGGCCGAGCAGAACTTCCTGAAGATCTTCATGGAGCTGACGGGAATCGAGACCACGCCCGAATCCTACCTGGTGCTGGATCTGAACGACCCGCGCATCATGAACTACCCGGCGCTTTACGTGAGCGAGCCGGGCTACTGGAACATCACGGACGAGGAGGCCGCCAATCTCCGCGAATACCTGCTGCGCGGGGGCTTCATCATCTTCGACGACTTCCGCGGCGCCAGGGAATGGCACAATTTTACGACCTGCATGCAGCGGGTCTATCCGGAGCGCGGCTTCGAGGAGCTGACGACGGATCATCCGGTGTTTCACTGTTTCTACGACATCGACAGCCTGGACATGGTGCCGCCCTACAACGTCCCGGGAAAGCCCCGCTTCTACGGCCTGTCGGACGAGGAGGGGCGGCTCCTTGCCGTGGCCAATTTCAACAACGACATCGGAGACTACTGGGAGTGGTCCGACGATTCGCTGGTCCCCATCAGCGCTTCGAACGAGGCCTACAGATTCGGAATCAACTATTTCGTATACGCCCTCACGCACTGA